A single region of the Mycobacterium lentiflavum genome encodes:
- a CDS encoding short-chain fatty acyl-CoA regulator family protein, with the protein MAKTFAGARLRRLREERGLTQVALARALGLSTSYVNQLENDQRPITVPVLLTLTERFDLPNQYFAPESDARLVADLREIFAEGPATAGQIEELVARMPEVGQALVNLQRRLHDATADLEALHSRANAETSAGPSQPMPFEEVRDFFYDRKNYIGDLDLAAEQLFNQNRLQTGGLDSQLAEFVRDRLGVTVVIDDGQVLNPNSKRLFRAESKTLYLARWLHPGQRAFQLATQIALLTQAELITQLIDGDDQLSDDARGVAQIGLANYFAGALLLPYQRFLDAAEAMRYDIDQLARRFEVGFETVCHRLSTLQRPSARGVPFIFVRIDSAGNISKRQSATAFHFSRVGGNCPLWVVHHAFSRPGQFMTQIAQMPDGRTYFWLARTTSTEPSRYLGPDKTFAIGLGCDAAHAEKLIYSVGIDLTDAGAIVPIGAGCKICDRPACPQRAFPYLGHPVHVDPHSSTDLPYPPIIPC; encoded by the coding sequence CTGACTCAGGTCGCGCTGGCGCGCGCCCTCGGACTGTCGACCAGCTACGTCAACCAGCTGGAAAATGACCAACGCCCGATCACCGTCCCGGTGCTGCTGACTCTGACCGAGCGATTCGACTTGCCGAATCAGTACTTTGCGCCCGAGTCCGATGCCCGACTGGTCGCGGATCTGCGCGAGATCTTCGCCGAGGGACCCGCGACGGCGGGCCAAATCGAGGAGCTCGTTGCCCGCATGCCAGAGGTCGGCCAGGCGCTGGTGAATCTGCAGCGGCGCCTGCACGACGCCACGGCCGACCTGGAAGCGCTGCACAGCCGGGCCAACGCGGAGACATCCGCGGGACCCTCGCAGCCGATGCCTTTCGAAGAAGTCCGGGACTTCTTCTACGACCGCAAAAACTACATCGGGGATCTCGACCTCGCGGCCGAACAGTTGTTCAACCAAAACCGTTTGCAGACAGGCGGACTCGACAGCCAGCTGGCGGAGTTCGTCCGCGACCGGCTCGGCGTGACCGTGGTTATCGACGATGGTCAGGTCTTGAATCCCAACTCGAAACGACTGTTTCGCGCCGAGTCGAAGACCTTGTATCTGGCCCGGTGGTTGCATCCCGGCCAGCGCGCTTTCCAGTTGGCAACCCAGATCGCATTGCTCACCCAGGCCGAGCTGATCACACAACTCATCGACGGCGACGACCAGCTCAGCGATGATGCGCGGGGGGTGGCACAAATCGGGCTGGCCAACTACTTCGCCGGCGCGCTGTTGTTGCCCTACCAGCGATTCCTCGATGCTGCCGAGGCCATGCGCTACGACATCGACCAGCTGGCAAGACGTTTCGAGGTGGGGTTCGAAACCGTCTGCCACCGGCTGTCCACGCTGCAACGCCCGAGCGCCCGCGGTGTCCCGTTCATCTTCGTCCGGATCGACAGCGCGGGAAACATCTCGAAACGTCAGTCCGCCACGGCTTTTCACTTCTCACGCGTGGGTGGCAACTGCCCCCTCTGGGTGGTTCACCACGCATTTTCCCGTCCCGGCCAGTTCATGACTCAGATCGCACAAATGCCCGATGGACGCACCTATTTCTGGCTCGCCAGGACCACGTCGACAGAACCCAGCCGCTATCTCGGCCCGGACAAGACCTTCGCGATCGGGCTCGGTTGCGATGCGGCCCACGCCGAGAAACTGATCTACTCCGTCGGTATCGACCTCACCGACGCCGGGGCGATAGTGCCGATCGGCGCGGGCTGCAAGATCTGTGACCGGCCCGCGTGCCCGCAACGCGCGTTCCCCTACCTCGGCCACCCGGTGCACGTCGACCCACACTCCAGCACCGATCTGCCCTATCCGCCGATAATCCCGTGCTGA